A single region of the Candidatus Woesearchaeota archaeon genome encodes:
- a CDS encoding DEAD/DEAH box helicase, with product MTDKKNTMKDNTTKDESKVEANITFDKFDLSDNILKTIEKKGFKIPSEIQAKVIPLMLENTHDIIGVAQTGTGKTAAFGLPIIEMIEENNKTPKAIVIAPTRELAIQVCDEMSSYIGSKRLRLLTVYGGTSISTQIRELSRGIDIVVGTPGRILDLINREKLDLAKVEYFVLDEADEMLKMGFIEDIEMILSGATNKFRKTLLFSATMPDRIKKLTKKYMKNQIIVEAKRSKENNKLIDQIFYVAKQSEKTNAVARIIESQNFFYGIIFCKTKADVDDLTQVLKKAGHDADCIHGDIIQSKRERILGKFRDLKLNILVATDVAARGIDVNNLTHVINYSLPKELEIYTHRIGRTGRAGNKGIAISLVTPREISIINQIERITKSKIRKELLPSNRDVESAKTKKVQGDLGLVISSNKHESNLVLSEELLAEYDAKDLVAALLYKVQGSGAVKSSSDDTRSSSPRRERGDSRSSRGDSRDSYNDRSAPRGARGIKVRGDQIRLFVAKGQRDGFNSRSLLNFIEKEANTGELKGNDIKVCENFSFVTLKAKDAEDVLKAFEDKGGRRPVIEVASN from the coding sequence ATGACAGATAAAAAAAATACTATGAAAGATAATACTACGAAAGATGAAAGCAAAGTTGAAGCAAATATTACATTTGATAAATTTGATTTAAGTGATAATATACTTAAAACTATTGAAAAGAAAGGATTTAAAATTCCTAGTGAAATTCAAGCAAAAGTTATTCCTTTAATGCTTGAGAATACTCATGATATTATTGGTGTTGCCCAAACAGGTACAGGTAAAACTGCAGCTTTCGGATTACCAATTATTGAAATGATTGAAGAAAATAACAAAACGCCAAAAGCAATTGTTATAGCGCCAACAAGAGAACTTGCAATTCAAGTTTGTGATGAAATGAGTTCATATATTGGTTCAAAGAGATTAAGATTACTTACTGTTTATGGTGGAACATCTATATCAACTCAAATTAGAGAATTATCTAGAGGTATTGATATTGTTGTTGGAACTCCAGGAAGAATCTTAGATTTAATTAATAGAGAAAAATTAGACTTAGCTAAGGTTGAATACTTTGTTTTAGATGAAGCAGATGAAATGCTTAAAATGGGTTTCATTGAAGATATTGAAATGATTTTAAGTGGAGCTACTAATAAATTTAGAAAGACTTTACTTTTCTCAGCAACAATGCCTGATAGAATTAAGAAACTTACTAAGAAGTATATGAAAAATCAAATTATTGTTGAAGCTAAAAGGTCAAAAGAAAATAATAAATTGATTGATCAAATATTCTATGTTGCAAAACAGTCTGAAAAAACAAATGCAGTTGCAAGAATTATTGAATCTCAAAATTTCTTTTATGGAATTATTTTCTGTAAGACTAAGGCTGATGTTGATGATTTGACACAAGTTTTAAAGAAAGCAGGACATGATGCAGATTGTATTCATGGAGATATTATTCAATCTAAAAGAGAGAGAATCCTAGGTAAGTTTAGAGACTTGAAATTAAATATTTTAGTTGCTACTGATGTTGCTGCTAGAGGTATTGATGTTAATAATTTAACACATGTAATTAATTATAGTTTACCTAAAGAACTTGAGATTTATACTCATAGAATTGGAAGAACTGGAAGAGCAGGTAATAAAGGTATTGCAATTTCATTAGTTACTCCTAGAGAAATTTCAATTATTAATCAAATTGAGAGAATTACTAAATCAAAGATTAGAAAAGAACTTTTACCTTCTAATAGAGATGTTGAATCTGCTAAAACTAAAAAAGTTCAAGGAGATTTAGGATTAGTTATTTCTTCAAATAAACATGAATCAAATTTAGTGTTAAGTGAAGAACTTCTTGCAGAATATGATGCAAAAGATCTTGTTGCCGCTTTATTGTACAAAGTTCAAGGTAGTGGTGCTGTTAAGTCATCTTCAGATGATACTAGATCTAGTTCTCCTAGAAGAGAAAGAGGAGATTCAAGAAGTTCACGAGGAGATTCAAGAGATTCTTATAATGATAGATCAGCTCCTAGAGGAGCTAGAGGAATTAAAGTTAGAGGTGACCAAATTAGACTTTTTGTTGCTAAAGGACAAAGAGATGGTTTTAATAGTAGAAGTCTTCTTAATTTCATTGAGAAAGAGGCTAATACAGGAGAACTTAAAGGAAATGATATTAAAGTTTGTGAGAATTTCTCATTTGTTACTCTAAAAGCTAAAGATGCTGAAGATGTTTTGAAAGCATTTGAAGATAAAGGTGGAAGAAGACCAGTTATTGAAGTAGCTTCCAATTAA
- a CDS encoding YwbE family protein, producing the protein MSHTKRENIKIGLSVGVILKKDQKSGKVTYGVVKRLLTNSAVHHRGIKVQLEDGQVGRVIEIKK; encoded by the coding sequence ATGAGTCATACTAAACGAGAAAATATTAAAATTGGTTTAAGTGTAGGAGTTATTCTAAAGAAAGACCAAAAGTCTGGAAAAGTAACATATGGAGTAGTTAAGAGACTTCTTACTAATTCTGCAGTTCATCATAGAGGAATTAAGGTACAACTTGAAGATGGTCAAGTTGGAAGAGTTATAGAAATTAAAAAATAA